In Musa acuminata AAA Group cultivar baxijiao chromosome BXJ2-8, Cavendish_Baxijiao_AAA, whole genome shotgun sequence, one genomic interval encodes:
- the LOC135620152 gene encoding protein MITOFERRINLIKE 1, chloroplastic-like, translating to MDPNPLLLLLPPYLSSDPSLSQDFNSSFCNLNTLILSSSSKPSSPYKISPTLSNPSFASVSVSKARTPSVSQYRSILKSLSNLERALIGAAAGGAAGAFTYVCLLPIDAVKTKLQTKGAAQIYSGALDAAIQTFRTQGILGFYRGVSAVLVGSATSSAIYFGTCELGKSLLSKLPSFPPLLIPPTAGAMGNIVSSAIMVPKELITQRMQAGAVGRSWEVLVRILEKDGILGLYAGYSATLLRNLPAGILSYSSFEYLKSFVLSKTGKAYLEPAQSVLCGALAGAISASLTTPLDVVKTRLMTQAHGEVRNKVSETLRQIVMEEGWGGLARGIGPRVLHSACFAALGYFSFETARLAILHHYVHRRDEMVVGTVA from the coding sequence ATGGACCCtaatcccctcctcctcctccttcctccctaCCTCTCTTCCGATCCTTCTCTATCGCAAGATTTCAATTCCTCCTTTTGCAACCTCAATACCCTCATCCTCTCCTCGTCCTCCAAACCCTCCAGCCCTTACAAGATTTCCCCAACCCTTTCCAACCCCTCCTTCGCTTCTGTCTCCGTCTCCAAAGCTCGAACCCCCTCCGTCTCCCAGTACCGGTCCATCCTCAAGTCCCTCTCCAATCTAGAGCGTGCCCTCATCGGGGCCGCGGCCGGCGGTGCCGCCGGCGCCTTCACTTACGTCTGCCTTCTCCCCATCGACGCCGTCAAGACCAAGCTACAGACCAAGGGTGCCGCCCAGATCTACTCCGGTGCCCTCGATGCCGCCATCCAGACCTTCCGCACCCAGGGCATCCTTGGATTCTACCGCGGTGTCTCCGCCGTCCTCGTCGGCTCCGCCACCTCCTCCGCCATTTACTTCGGCACGTGCGAGCTCGGCAAGTCTCTCCTGTCGAAGCTCCCCTCTTTTCCTCCGCTTCTCATTCCCCCCACCGCTGGCGCCATGGGCAACATCGTCTCTTCGGCAATCATGGTCCCGAAGGAGCTCATCACCCAGAGGATGCAGGCCGGTGCCGTTGGCCGCTCATGGGAGGTTTTGGTCCGAATTCTCGAGAAAGATGGCATCTTGGGGCTTTATGCTGGTTATTCTGCCACGTTGCTTAGAAATTTACCGGCTGGTATCCTTAGCTACTCTTCATTCGAGTACTTGAAGAGCTTTGTATTGAGCAAGACAGGCAAGGCCTATCTTGAACCGGCACAGAGTGTGCTATGCGGTGCCTTGGCGGGGGCTATCTCAGCATCTCTTACTACCCCTCTGGATGTTGTCAAGACCAGGTTAATGACGCAAGCTCATGGGGAGGTTAGGAATAAGGTATCTGAGACATTGAGGCAGATTGTGATGGAGGAAGGATGGGGTGGACTGGCACGAGGAATTGGCCCTAGAGTTCTACACAGTGCATGCTTTGCGGCGTTGGGATACTTCTCATTTGAGACTGCAAGACTAGCCATCTTGCATCACTATGTCCACCGCCGGGATGAGATGGTGGTTGGTACAGTGGCATAA
- the LOC135620154 gene encoding U-box domain-containing protein 27-like: MGRKEATFGQALQVKIPSYFRCPISLDVMRSPVSLCTGVTYDRASIQRWLDSGNTTCPATMLPLPSTDLVPNLTLQRLISLWSSAYASCSPSSAVGDAPVAGEILRDLRFSASGGDPIPPLRKLAEFLSSDEVDEFDKNNLVNAGGCASVVVSVLHGDAVSEAKEAAITVLIVILTLDSIEEGNKKITISELTSDVRRSVSALTRVLRGGSSLESRIDAARVLHSILAAADAECKFRISEEELVQQLIRLIGPSDEKGTAMDQRAIEAGLACMVGLSASRRIMPLMVRMGVVAAVTRVLGAESPAATVEKALRVMEAASGCAEGRASICEDGAAAAMAVVRRMVKAGKAGAEAAVAVLWRVCHRFRDRRAVEAVAAAEGVVTKLLLLMQSGCSPAARQMAADLLKIFRVSSKSCITGYDTKTTHIMPF; this comes from the coding sequence ATGGGGAGGAAAGAAGCGACGTTCGGGCAGGCGTTGCAGGTGAAAATACCGAGCTATTTCCGGTGCCCGATTTCCTTGGACGTGATGCGGTCACCGGTGAGCCTGTGCACCGGCGTAACCTACGACCGCGCCTCCATCCAACGGTGGCTGGATTCCGGTAACACCACGTGTCCCGCCACGATGCTCCCCCTCCCCTCCACCGACCTCGTTCCCAACCTCACCCTCCAGCGCCTCATCAGCCTCTGGTCCTCCGCCTACGCCTCCTGCTCCCCCTCTTCCGCCGTCGGCGACGCCCCTGTTGCCGGGGAGATCCTCCGTGACCTTCGCTTCTCCGCCTCCGGCGGCGATCCCATCCCACCGCTCCGCAAGCTCGCCGAGTTCTTGTCATCCGACGAAGTAGACGAGTTCGACAAGAACAACCTCGTCAATGCCGGTGGCTGCGCCTCCGTGGTCGTCTCCGTTCTCCACGGGGATGCCGTGTCGGAGGCCAAGGAGGCGGCGATCACGGTTCTTATCGTGATCCTCACCCTCGATTCCATCGAAGAGGGCAACAAGAAGATCACGATCTCTGAGCTCACCTCCGACGTCAGGCGATCGGTTTCCGCTCTGACACGAGTTCTGAGAGGCGGCAGCAGCTTGGAATCACGGATCGACGCGGCCCGGGTTCTCCATTCGATCCTCGCCGCCGCCGATGCGGAATGCAAGTTCAGGATTTCCGAGGAGGAGCTGGTCCAGCAGCTGATCCGGCTGATCGGGCCGTCGGACGAGAAGGGGACGGCGATGGACCAGCGGGCGATCGAGGCAGGGCTGGCGTGCATGGTGGGGCTCTCCGCGTCGAGGCGGATCATGCCGTTGATGGTCCGGATGGGGGTGGTGGCGGCAGTAACCCGCGTGCTAGGGGCCGAGTCGCCGGCCGCGACGGTGGAGAAGGCGCTGCGGGTGATGGAGGCGGCGTCGGGATGCGCCGAGGGACGGGCGTCGATCTGCGAGGACGGTGCAGCGGCGGCGATGGCGGTGGTGCGGAGGATGGTGAAAGCGGGGAAGGCGGGGGCGGAGGCCGCGGTGGCGGTGCTGTGGAGGGTGTGCCACCGGTTCCGGGACCGGCGAGCGGTGGAGGCAGTGGCTGCGGCGGAAGGGGTGGTGACGAAGCTGCTCCTCCTGATGCAGAGCGGCTGCTCGCCGGCGGCGAGGCAGATGGCGGCGGATTTGCTTAAGATCTTCAGGGTGAGCTCGAAAAGCTGCATCACGGGATACGACACCAAAACCACCCACATCATGCCATTTTGA
- the LOC135620156 gene encoding RING-H2 finger protein ATL78-like: MSSASTVVGPIVLDIYSRRLLLSAPVFMQHPAPPSPWIAGSNFGLSDRPGSSSTNAVMIVAVLLCALACALGLNSVVRCALRASNQMAAEGVANHPVARLARTGLGKKALQRLPMLVYSTGLKLTGSVPECAICLSEFEAGEEIRVLPKCNHGFHRRCIDKWLMARSSCPTCRRCLFGACRKTSGRAGESQPAHAVIVALEPEGLVTGYRY, from the coding sequence ATGTCTTCGGCCTCGACCGTCGTCGGACCCATCGTGTTGGACATCTACTCCAGAAGACTCTTGCTCAGCGCTCCCGTGTTCATGCAGCACCCCgcgccaccatccccttggatcgCCGGCTCGAACTTCGGGCTCTCCGATCGGCCCGGGAGCAGCAGCACCAACGCCGTCATGATCGTCGCCGTCTTACTCTGTGCTCTAGCGTGCGCGCTGGGGCTCAATTCCGTGGTCCGCTGTGCGCTCCGGGCGTCGAACCAGATGGCGGCGGAGGGCGTGGCGAACCACCCGGTGGCTCGACTGGCCCGGACCGGGCTGGGGAAGAAGGCCCTGCAGCGGCTGCCGATGCTGGTCTACTCCACCGGGCTGAAACTCACCGGGTCGGTTCCCGAGTGCGCGATCTGCCTGTCGGAGTTCGAGGCGGGCGAGGAGATACGCGTCCTCCCCAAGTGCAATCATGGGTTTCACCGCAGGTGCATCGACAAATGGCTGATGGCTCGGTCCTCCTGCCCGACCTGCCGCCGGTGCTTGTTCGGGGCGTGCCGGAAGACCTCGGGCCGTGCCGGAGAGAGCCAGCCGGCCCACGCAGTCATAGTGGCCTTGGAACCGGAAGGTTTAGTCACTGGCTACCGCTATTGA
- the LOC103995845 gene encoding probable mediator of RNA polymerase II transcription subunit 26c isoform X3, producing MIGGEELGVESGGATSRSEAMDAEELQRMLRGSGVDLWALLDTAVAVAAADHAEELRARRDGIVERLYAPPASLQKEEKGSSSPVMKTVHREEDEEDVEVNVEKRNVLAIKKSLEDADQRSEDSLVGLLQDLLDTDITFKALKETDIGRHVNVLRKHSSDQVRGLAKQVVRKWKDLVDGWVKSNSAGDSTASPAILTDGDSPHEHLGKNHQNGHQTPERGSSPHSQYDYSSSDRNTLETMEPKAKVNPPRKEALPTKPNGSATPSTSQKLLDPEKLASARRRLHENYREAQNAKKQRTIQVMDIHEIPKPKNSFVRKGGFQAKHW from the exons ATGATCGGAGGAGAGGAATTAGGGGTTGAATCTGGTGGCGCGACTTCCCGATCGGAGGCCATGGATGCGGAAGAGCTGCAGAGGATGTTGAGGGGCTCCGGCGTGGATTTGTGGGCCCTGTTGGACACCGCGGTTGCGGTCGCGGCGGCGGACCATGCAGAAGAGCTCCGCGCGCGGCGGGACGGCATCGTGGAGAGGCTCTACGCTCCGCCGGCGTCgctacaaaaagaggagaaagggAGTAGCAGCCCGGTGATGAAGACGGTGCACAGGGAAGAGGATGAGGAGGACGTGGAGGTGAATGTGGAAAAGAGGAACGTACTCGCCATTAAGAAGTCCTTGGAAGACGCCGATCAG CGATCGGAGGATTCTCTGGTCGGCCTCTTACAAGACCTTCTTGATACGGACATCACCTTCAAAGCTCTCAAG GAGACGGACATAGGGAGGCATGTGAACGTCCTTCGGAAGCATTCTTCCGATCAAGTACGGGGATTGGCGAAGCAAGTCGTGAG GAAGTGGAAAGATCTCGTGGACGGGTGGGTGAAATCGAATTCTGCAGGTGATTCCACGGCATCTCCTGCAATCCTCA CGGATGGTGATTCGCCGCATGAACATCTCGGAAAGAACCACCAGAATGGCCACCAG ACTCCGGAACGTGGAAGCTCTCCGCATTCTCAGT ATGACTACTCGAGTTCAGACAGGAACACCTTGGAAACGATGGAACCAAAGGCAAAGGTCAATCCGCCGCGCAAAGAAGCTCTTCCCACCAAGCCCAACGGCTCCGCCACTCCCTCT ACGTCACAAAAACTGCTCGATCCCGAGAAGCTCGCTTCTGCCAGGAGACGACTTCACGAGAACTACCGAGAGGCACAGAACG CCAAAAAGCAACGGACGATTCAGGTGATGGATATCCACGAGATCCCAAAGCCGAAGAATTCCTTCGTGCGCAAAGGCGGCTTCCAGGCGAAGCACTGGTGA
- the LOC103995845 gene encoding probable mediator of RNA polymerase II transcription subunit 26c isoform X2 — protein MIGGEELGVESGGATSRSEAMDAEELQRMLRGSGVDLWALLDTAVAVAAADHAEELRARRDGIVERLYAPPASLQKEEKGSSSPVMKTVHREEDEEDVEVNVEKRNVLAIKKSLEDADQRSEDSLVGLLQDLLDTDITFKALKETDIGRHVNVLRKHSSDQVRGLAKQVVRKWKDLVDGWVKSNSAADGDSPHEHLGKNHQNGHQTPERGSSPHSQYDYSSSDRNTLETMEPKAKVNPPRKEALPTKPNGSATPSVMCFTTFIRVSLHSTKVFHLLSSSCLLIADVTKTARSREARFCQETTSRELPRGTERQKATDDSGDGYPRDPKAEEFLRAQRRLPGEALVRKTTAAADR, from the exons ATGATCGGAGGAGAGGAATTAGGGGTTGAATCTGGTGGCGCGACTTCCCGATCGGAGGCCATGGATGCGGAAGAGCTGCAGAGGATGTTGAGGGGCTCCGGCGTGGATTTGTGGGCCCTGTTGGACACCGCGGTTGCGGTCGCGGCGGCGGACCATGCAGAAGAGCTCCGCGCGCGGCGGGACGGCATCGTGGAGAGGCTCTACGCTCCGCCGGCGTCgctacaaaaagaggagaaagggAGTAGCAGCCCGGTGATGAAGACGGTGCACAGGGAAGAGGATGAGGAGGACGTGGAGGTGAATGTGGAAAAGAGGAACGTACTCGCCATTAAGAAGTCCTTGGAAGACGCCGATCAG CGATCGGAGGATTCTCTGGTCGGCCTCTTACAAGACCTTCTTGATACGGACATCACCTTCAAAGCTCTCAAG GAGACGGACATAGGGAGGCATGTGAACGTCCTTCGGAAGCATTCTTCCGATCAAGTACGGGGATTGGCGAAGCAAGTCGTGAG GAAGTGGAAAGATCTCGTGGACGGGTGGGTGAAATCGAATTCTGCAG CGGATGGTGATTCGCCGCATGAACATCTCGGAAAGAACCACCAGAATGGCCACCAG ACTCCGGAACGTGGAAGCTCTCCGCATTCTCAGT ATGACTACTCGAGTTCAGACAGGAACACCTTGGAAACGATGGAACCAAAGGCAAAGGTCAATCCGCCGCGCAAAGAAGCTCTTCCCACCAAGCCCAACGGCTCCGCCACTCCCTCTGTAATGTGCTTTACTACATTCATACGAGTCTCTCTGCATTCTACCAAAGTGTTTCATCTTCTTTCCTCCTCCTGTTTACTAATAGCAGACGTCACAAAAACTGCTCGATCCCGAGAAGCTCGCTTCTGCCAGGAGACGACTTCACGAGAACTACCGAGAGGCACAGAACG CCAAAAAGCAACGGACGATTCAGGTGATGGATATCCACGAGATCCCAAAGCCGAAGAATTCCTTCGTGCGCAAAGGCGGCTTCCAGGCGAAGCACTGGTGAGGAAGACTACCGCAGCAGCAGATCGATAA
- the LOC103995845 gene encoding probable mediator of RNA polymerase II transcription subunit 26c isoform X1: MIGGEELGVESGGATSRSEAMDAEELQRMLRGSGVDLWALLDTAVAVAAADHAEELRARRDGIVERLYAPPASLQKEEKGSSSPVMKTVHREEDEEDVEVNVEKRNVLAIKKSLEDADQRSEDSLVGLLQDLLDTDITFKALKETDIGRHVNVLRKHSSDQVRGLAKQVVRKWKDLVDGWVKSNSAGDSTASPAILTDGDSPHEHLGKNHQNGHQTPERGSSPHSQYDYSSSDRNTLETMEPKAKVNPPRKEALPTKPNGSATPSVMCFTTFIRVSLHSTKVFHLLSSSCLLIADVTKTARSREARFCQETTSRELPRGTERQKATDDSGDGYPRDPKAEEFLRAQRRLPGEALVRKTTAAADR; encoded by the exons ATGATCGGAGGAGAGGAATTAGGGGTTGAATCTGGTGGCGCGACTTCCCGATCGGAGGCCATGGATGCGGAAGAGCTGCAGAGGATGTTGAGGGGCTCCGGCGTGGATTTGTGGGCCCTGTTGGACACCGCGGTTGCGGTCGCGGCGGCGGACCATGCAGAAGAGCTCCGCGCGCGGCGGGACGGCATCGTGGAGAGGCTCTACGCTCCGCCGGCGTCgctacaaaaagaggagaaagggAGTAGCAGCCCGGTGATGAAGACGGTGCACAGGGAAGAGGATGAGGAGGACGTGGAGGTGAATGTGGAAAAGAGGAACGTACTCGCCATTAAGAAGTCCTTGGAAGACGCCGATCAG CGATCGGAGGATTCTCTGGTCGGCCTCTTACAAGACCTTCTTGATACGGACATCACCTTCAAAGCTCTCAAG GAGACGGACATAGGGAGGCATGTGAACGTCCTTCGGAAGCATTCTTCCGATCAAGTACGGGGATTGGCGAAGCAAGTCGTGAG GAAGTGGAAAGATCTCGTGGACGGGTGGGTGAAATCGAATTCTGCAGGTGATTCCACGGCATCTCCTGCAATCCTCA CGGATGGTGATTCGCCGCATGAACATCTCGGAAAGAACCACCAGAATGGCCACCAG ACTCCGGAACGTGGAAGCTCTCCGCATTCTCAGT ATGACTACTCGAGTTCAGACAGGAACACCTTGGAAACGATGGAACCAAAGGCAAAGGTCAATCCGCCGCGCAAAGAAGCTCTTCCCACCAAGCCCAACGGCTCCGCCACTCCCTCTGTAATGTGCTTTACTACATTCATACGAGTCTCTCTGCATTCTACCAAAGTGTTTCATCTTCTTTCCTCCTCCTGTTTACTAATAGCAGACGTCACAAAAACTGCTCGATCCCGAGAAGCTCGCTTCTGCCAGGAGACGACTTCACGAGAACTACCGAGAGGCACAGAACG CCAAAAAGCAACGGACGATTCAGGTGATGGATATCCACGAGATCCCAAAGCCGAAGAATTCCTTCGTGCGCAAAGGCGGCTTCCAGGCGAAGCACTGGTGAGGAAGACTACCGCAGCAGCAGATCGATAA
- the LOC135620153 gene encoding mitochondrial-processing peptidase subunit alpha-like has protein sequence MFRFSKRFRLDKLFKNGAIRKSGLTALTLHDGTSGHGVASRYLSHEPLSCSEDSYTKCIPPLFHPLPGLKLPICLPDSAEQNPTKVTTLPNGLRVASEDALGPAACVGIYIDSGSIYETEESIGVTHLLERLAFKSTKHRSHLQIVHEVESTGGNVGASASREQMGYSYDTLKAYLPAAVELLIDCVRNPVFLESEVQEQVNRIKWEIGDITKDPQQFLLDSLHLAGFSGALGKPLMAPESALERINGSKIGKFYQENYTADRMVLAAFGVDHEHLLAIAEPLLYDLERGIAMEVPKSTYTGGDLRHKIYSEKTHVALAFEVPGGWRHEKDATALTVLQTLMGGGGSFSAGGPGKGMHSRLYLRVLNKYQEVQSFLAFSSICNDTGLFGIHSITGSDFVSKAVDVAVNELHAIATPGQVTELELHRAKNATRLAILLNLESRAIAVEDIGRQILTYGCRKPVDYFLRCLDELTLDDLTILAQKMLSSPLTMASWGDVDRVPSYASVAQRFQASI, from the exons ATGTTTCGATTTTCGAAACGATTTCGTCTTGATAAG CTTTTTAAGAATGGAGCAATCCGTAAGAGTGGCCTCACGGCCCTCACCTTGCATGATGGGACATCAGGCCATGGTGTTGCATCTCGATATCTATCTCATGAACCTCTCTCCTGTAGCGAAGACAGCTACACAAAGTGCATCCCTCCTCTTTTTCACCCCTTACCTGGGCTCAAGCTTCCTATCTGCCTCCCGGATTCTGCTGAACAAAATCCTACTAAGGTTACGACTCTTCCAAATGGTCTAAGGGTTGCCTCTGAGGATGCTTTG GGGcctgctgcttgtgtagggatatACATTGATTCTGGTTCTATATACGAGACTGAGGAATCCATTGGCGTTACACATCTTTTAGAAAGACTGGCTTTCAAAAGCACGAAACACCGTAGTCATTTACAAATTGTTCATGAAGTTGAGTCAACTGGAGGCAATGTAGGGGCATCAGCATCACGTGAACAGATGGGATACAGTTACGACACGCTAAAAGCCTACCTGCCTGCGGCAGTTGAGTTACTAATTGACTGTGTTAGGAACCCGGTATTTCTTGAGAGTGAGGTTCAAGAGCAG GTAAATAGAATCAAATGGGAAATTGGAGATATCACGAAAGATCCTCAACAATTTCTCTTGGACTCACTTCATCTTGCTGGTTTCTCTGGTGCTTTAGGGAAACCATTGATGGCCCCTGAGTCTGCTTTAGAAAGAATTAATGGGTCTAAGATTGGGAAGTTCTATCAA GAAAACTATACTGCTGATCGCATGGTTTTGGCCGCATTTGGAGTGGATCATGAACACTTGTTAGCTATTGCGGAACCTCTGTTGTATGACTTAGAGAGAGGGATTGCTATGGAGGTGCCAAAGTCTACTTATACTGGTGGTGATTTGAGGCATAAAATATATTCAGAG AAAACCCATGTGGCATTAGCTTTTGAAGTTCCAGGGGGCTGGCGGCATGAGAAAGATGCAACAGCCCTGACTGTTCTTCAG ACTTTAATGGGTGGTGGAGGTTCGTTTTCTGCTGGAGGTCCTGGGAAAGGGATGCATTCTCGGCTTT ATCTTCGGGTGCTAAATAAATACCAAGAAGTGCAGTCCTTTTTGGCTTTTAGCAGCATATGTAATGACACTGGCTTATTTGGCATCCACTCGATTACA GGATCTGATTTTGTGTCCAAGGCAGTTGATGTTGCAGTTAATGAGTTGCATGCAATTGCTACCCCAGGCCAGG TGACTGAGCTTGAACTTCACCGAGCCAAAAATGCAACAAGATTAGCTATATTGTTGAATCTGGAATCCAGG GCAATCGCAGTCGAGGATATTGGGAGGCAAATACTGACATATGGATGCCG GAAACCTGTGGATTATTTTCTACGATGCTTGGATGAGTTGACTCTTGATGATCTCACCATCTTGGCACAAAAGATGTTGTCGTCACCTCTTACGATGGCATCATGGGGCGATG TTGATCGTGTTCCAAGTTATGCTTCTGTTGCCCAGCGATTTCAGGCATCCATCTAA